From Bos taurus isolate L1 Dominette 01449 registration number 42190680 breed Hereford chromosome 29, ARS-UCD2.0, whole genome shotgun sequence, a single genomic window includes:
- the TMEM216 gene encoding transmembrane protein 216 isoform X2: MAPRGKRLSSTPLEILFFLNGWYYATYFLLELFIFLYKGLLLPYPTANLVLDVVMLFLYLGVEVIRLFFGTKGNLCQRKMPLGISVALTFPSTMMASYYLLLQTYVLRLEAIMNSILLFFCGSELLLEVLTLTAFSRLEGRTLTTK; the protein is encoded by the exons ATGGCGCCGCGAG GTAAACGGTTGTCCTCCACCCCGCTGGAAATTCTGTTCTTTCTGAATGGGTGGTATTATGCTACCTATTTCCTGCTGGAACTCTTCATATTTCTGTATAAAG GTCTCCTGCTCCCATACCCAACAGCCAATCTAGTTCTGGATGTGGTGATGCTCTTCCTGTATCTCGGAGTTGAAGTAATTCGACTATTTTTTG GTACAAAGGGAAACCTCTGCCAGAGAAAGATGCCACTTGGTATTAGTGTGGCCTTGACCTTTCCGTCCACCATGATGGCCTCCTATTACCTGCTGCTGCAGACCTACGTGCTCCGCCTGGAAGCCATCATGAACAGCATCTTGCTCTTCTTCTGCGGCTCAGAGCTCCTGCTTGAGGTGCTCACCCTGACCGCTTTCTCCAG GTTAGAGGGAAGAACACTGACAACGAAATGA
- the TMEM216 gene encoding transmembrane protein 216 isoform X3 — protein MAPRGKRLSSTPLEILFFLNGWYYATYFLLELFIFLYKGLLLPYPTANLVLDVVMLFLYLGVEVIRLFFGTKGNLCQRKMPLGISVALTFPSTMMASYYLLLQTYVLRLEAIMNSILLFFCGSELLLEVLTLTAFSSLLSAWLI, from the exons ATGGCGCCGCGAG GTAAACGGTTGTCCTCCACCCCGCTGGAAATTCTGTTCTTTCTGAATGGGTGGTATTATGCTACCTATTTCCTGCTGGAACTCTTCATATTTCTGTATAAAG GTCTCCTGCTCCCATACCCAACAGCCAATCTAGTTCTGGATGTGGTGATGCTCTTCCTGTATCTCGGAGTTGAAGTAATTCGACTATTTTTTG GTACAAAGGGAAACCTCTGCCAGAGAAAGATGCCACTTGGTATTAGTGTGGCCTTGACCTTTCCGTCCACCATGATGGCCTCCTATTACCTGCTGCTGCAGACCTACGTGCTCCGCCTGGAAGCCATCATGAACAGCATCTTGCTCTTCTTCTGCGGCTCAGAGCTCCTGCTTGAGGTGCTCACCCTGACCGCTTTCTCCAG TCTACTCTCAGCCTGGTTGATATGA
- the TMEM216 gene encoding transmembrane protein 216 isoform X4 has translation MAPRGKRLSSTPLEILFFLNGWYYATYFLLELFIFLYKGLLLPYPTANLVLDVVMLFLYLGVEVIRLFFGTKGNLCQRKMPLGISVALTFPSTMMASYYLLLQTYVLRLEAIMNSILLFFCGSELLLEVLTLTAFSSMDRM, from the exons ATGGCGCCGCGAG GTAAACGGTTGTCCTCCACCCCGCTGGAAATTCTGTTCTTTCTGAATGGGTGGTATTATGCTACCTATTTCCTGCTGGAACTCTTCATATTTCTGTATAAAG GTCTCCTGCTCCCATACCCAACAGCCAATCTAGTTCTGGATGTGGTGATGCTCTTCCTGTATCTCGGAGTTGAAGTAATTCGACTATTTTTTG GTACAAAGGGAAACCTCTGCCAGAGAAAGATGCCACTTGGTATTAGTGTGGCCTTGACCTTTCCGTCCACCATGATGGCCTCCTATTACCTGCTGCTGCAGACCTACGTGCTCCGCCTGGAAGCCATCATGAACAGCATCTTGCTCTTCTTCTGCGGCTCAGAGCTCCTGCTTGAGGTGCTCACCCTGACCGCTTTCTCCAG TATGGACAGGATGTGA
- the TMEM216 gene encoding transmembrane protein 216 isoform X1: MAPRGKRLSSTPLEILFFLNGWYYATYFLLELFIFLYKGLLLPYPTANLVLDVVMLFLYLGVEVIRLFFGTKGNLCQRKMPLGISVALTFPSTMMASYYLLLQTYVLRLEAIMNSILLFFCGSELLLEVLTLTAFSRFSSLIFVARASCVDLAGSLGFQKDLSHTLPMCAVPYMSCKSTRCLRRVCFQSDAKAAHAIPQKLSSRTF, translated from the exons ATGGCGCCGCGAG GTAAACGGTTGTCCTCCACCCCGCTGGAAATTCTGTTCTTTCTGAATGGGTGGTATTATGCTACCTATTTCCTGCTGGAACTCTTCATATTTCTGTATAAAG GTCTCCTGCTCCCATACCCAACAGCCAATCTAGTTCTGGATGTGGTGATGCTCTTCCTGTATCTCGGAGTTGAAGTAATTCGACTATTTTTTG GTACAAAGGGAAACCTCTGCCAGAGAAAGATGCCACTTGGTATTAGTGTGGCCTTGACCTTTCCGTCCACCATGATGGCCTCCTATTACCTGCTGCTGCAGACCTACGTGCTCCGCCTGGAAGCCATCATGAACAGCATCTTGCTCTTCTTCTGCGGCTCAGAGCTCCTGCTTGAGGTGCTCACCCTGACCGCTTTCTCCAG GTTTTCCTCTTTGATCTTCGTGGCCAGAGCATCTTGTGTGGACCTTGCAGGCTCCCTGGGCTTCCAGAAGGACCTGAGCCACACTCTCCCAATGTGTGCTGTGCCCTACATGTCCTGCAAGAGCACACGGTGCCTCAGGAGGGTGTGCTTCCAGAGTGATGCAAAAGCCGCTCATGCTATTCCTCAGAAACTGAGCTCCAGAACTTTTTAA
- the TMEM216 gene encoding transmembrane protein 216, which translates to MLFLYLGVEVIRLFFGTKGNLCQRKMPLGISVALTFPSTMMASYYLLLQTYVLRLEAIMNSILLFFCGSELLLEVLTLTAFSSMDRM; encoded by the exons ATGCTCTTCCTGTATCTCGGAGTTGAAGTAATTCGACTATTTTTTG GTACAAAGGGAAACCTCTGCCAGAGAAAGATGCCACTTGGTATTAGTGTGGCCTTGACCTTTCCGTCCACCATGATGGCCTCCTATTACCTGCTGCTGCAGACCTACGTGCTCCGCCTGGAAGCCATCATGAACAGCATCTTGCTCTTCTTCTGCGGCTCAGAGCTCCTGCTTGAGGTGCTCACCCTGACCGCTTTCTCCAG TATGGACAGGATGTGA
- the CPSF7 gene encoding cleavage and polyadenylation specificity factor subunit 7 isoform X2 — protein sequence MSEGVDLIDIYADEEFNQDPEFNNTDQIDLYDDVLTATSQPSDDRSSSTEPPPPVRQEPSPKPNNKTPAILYTYSGLRNRRAAVYVGSFSWWTTDQQLIQVIRSIGVYDVVELKFAENRANGQSKGYAEVVVASENSVHKLLELLPGKVLNGEKVDVRPATRQNLSQFEAQARKRIPPRAHSRDSSDSADGRATPSENLVPSSARVDKPPSVLPYFNRPPSALPLMGLPPPPIPPPPPLSSSFGVPPPPPGIHYQHLMPPPPRLPPHLAVPPPGAIPPALHLNPAFFPPPNATVGPPPDTYMKASAPYNHHGSRDSGPPPSTVSEAEFEDIMKRNRAISSSAISKAVSGASAGDYSDAIETLLTAIAVIKQSRVANDERCRVLISSLKDCLHGIEAKSYSVGASGSSSRKRHRSRERSPSRSRESSRRHRDLLHNEDRHDDYFQERSREHERHRDRERDRHH from the exons ATGTCAGAAGGAGTTGACTTGATTGATATATACGCTGATGAAGAATTCAATCAG GAcccagaattcaacaacacagaTCAGATTGACCTGTATGATGACGTGTTGACAGCCACTTCACAGCCCTCAGATGACAGAAGCAGCAGCACTGAGCCACCTCCTCCTGTTCGCCAGGAGCCATCTCCCAAGCCCAATAACAAGACCCCTGCAATTCTGTACACCTACAGTGGCCTGCGCAATAGGcgagctgctgtctatgtgggCAGTTTCTCCTGG TGGACCACAGACCAGCAGCTGATCCAGGTTATTCGCTCTATAGGAGTCTATGATGTGGTGGAGTTGAAATTTGCAGAGAATCGAGCAAATGGCCAGTCTAAAGG GTATGCTGAGGTGGTGGTAGCCTCTGAAAACTCTGTCCACAAATTATTGGAACTTCTGCCAGGAAAAGTTcttaatggagaaaaagtggatgTGAGGCCGGCCACCCGGCAGAACCTGTCACAGTTTGAGGCACAGGCTCGGAAAC GAATACCTCCACGGGCCCACTCCCGAGATTCTAGTGATTCTGCTGATGGACGGGCCACACCCTCTGAGAACCTTGTGCCCTCATCTGCCCGTGTGGATAAGCCCCCCAGTGTGCTGCCCTACTTTAATCGCCCTCCTTCAGCCCTTCCCCTGAtgggtctgcccccaccccccattccacccccaccacctctctcctcAAGCTTTGgggtccctcctcctcctcctggcatCCACTACCAGCATCTCATGCCCCCTCCTCCTCGATTACCTCCTCATCTGGCTGTACCCCCCCCTGGGGCCATCCCACCTGCCCTTCACCTCAATCCAGCCTTCTTCCCCCCACCAAATGCCACAGTGGGGCCTCCACCAGATACTTACATGAAGGCCTCAGCACCCTATAACCACCATGGCAG CCGAGATTCGGGCCCTCCGCCCTCTACAGTGAGTGAAGCAGAATTTGAAGACATCATGAAGCGGAACAGAGCAATTTCCAGCAGTGCCATTTCCAAAGCTGTATCTGGAGCCAGTGCAG GGGATTACAGTGACGCGATTGAGACGCTGCTCACAGCCATTGCTGTTATCAAACAGTCCCGGGTCGCCAATGATGAGCGTTGCCGTGTCCTCATCTCCTCTCTTAAGGACTGTCTTCATGGCATTGAAGCCAAGTCTTACAGTGTGGGTGCCAGCGGGAGCTCGTCCAG GAAAAGACATCGGTCTCGAGAGAGGTCACCAAGCCGGTCCCGGGAAAGCAGCAGGAGGCACCGGGACCTGCTTCATAATGAAGATCGGCATGATGATTACTTCCAAGAAAGGAGCCGAGAGCACGAGAGACACCGGGATAGAGAACGGGACCGGCACCACTGA
- the CPSF7 gene encoding cleavage and polyadenylation specificity factor subunit 7 isoform X1: MSEGVDLIDIYADEEFNQDPEFNNTDQIDLYDDVLTATSQPSDDRSSSTEPPPPVRQEPSPKPNNKTPAILYTYSGLRNRRAAVYVGSFSWWTTDQQLIQVIRSIGVYDVVELKFAENRANGQSKGYAEVVVASENSVHKLLELLPGKVLNGEKVDVRPATRQNLSQFEAQARKRECVRVPRGGIPPRAHSRDSSDSADGRATPSENLVPSSARVDKPPSVLPYFNRPPSALPLMGLPPPPIPPPPPLSSSFGVPPPPPGIHYQHLMPPPPRLPPHLAVPPPGAIPPALHLNPAFFPPPNATVGPPPDTYMKASAPYNHHGSRDSGPPPSTVSEAEFEDIMKRNRAISSSAISKAVSGASAGDYSDAIETLLTAIAVIKQSRVANDERCRVLISSLKDCLHGIEAKSYSVGASGSSSRKRHRSRERSPSRSRESSRRHRDLLHNEDRHDDYFQERSREHERHRDRERDRHH, from the exons ATGTCAGAAGGAGTTGACTTGATTGATATATACGCTGATGAAGAATTCAATCAG GAcccagaattcaacaacacagaTCAGATTGACCTGTATGATGACGTGTTGACAGCCACTTCACAGCCCTCAGATGACAGAAGCAGCAGCACTGAGCCACCTCCTCCTGTTCGCCAGGAGCCATCTCCCAAGCCCAATAACAAGACCCCTGCAATTCTGTACACCTACAGTGGCCTGCGCAATAGGcgagctgctgtctatgtgggCAGTTTCTCCTGG TGGACCACAGACCAGCAGCTGATCCAGGTTATTCGCTCTATAGGAGTCTATGATGTGGTGGAGTTGAAATTTGCAGAGAATCGAGCAAATGGCCAGTCTAAAGG GTATGCTGAGGTGGTGGTAGCCTCTGAAAACTCTGTCCACAAATTATTGGAACTTCTGCCAGGAAAAGTTcttaatggagaaaaagtggatgTGAGGCCGGCCACCCGGCAGAACCTGTCACAGTTTGAGGCACAGGCTCGGAAACGTGAGTGCGTCCGAGTCCCAAGAGGGG GAATACCTCCACGGGCCCACTCCCGAGATTCTAGTGATTCTGCTGATGGACGGGCCACACCCTCTGAGAACCTTGTGCCCTCATCTGCCCGTGTGGATAAGCCCCCCAGTGTGCTGCCCTACTTTAATCGCCCTCCTTCAGCCCTTCCCCTGAtgggtctgcccccaccccccattccacccccaccacctctctcctcAAGCTTTGgggtccctcctcctcctcctggcatCCACTACCAGCATCTCATGCCCCCTCCTCCTCGATTACCTCCTCATCTGGCTGTACCCCCCCCTGGGGCCATCCCACCTGCCCTTCACCTCAATCCAGCCTTCTTCCCCCCACCAAATGCCACAGTGGGGCCTCCACCAGATACTTACATGAAGGCCTCAGCACCCTATAACCACCATGGCAG CCGAGATTCGGGCCCTCCGCCCTCTACAGTGAGTGAAGCAGAATTTGAAGACATCATGAAGCGGAACAGAGCAATTTCCAGCAGTGCCATTTCCAAAGCTGTATCTGGAGCCAGTGCAG GGGATTACAGTGACGCGATTGAGACGCTGCTCACAGCCATTGCTGTTATCAAACAGTCCCGGGTCGCCAATGATGAGCGTTGCCGTGTCCTCATCTCCTCTCTTAAGGACTGTCTTCATGGCATTGAAGCCAAGTCTTACAGTGTGGGTGCCAGCGGGAGCTCGTCCAG GAAAAGACATCGGTCTCGAGAGAGGTCACCAAGCCGGTCCCGGGAAAGCAGCAGGAGGCACCGGGACCTGCTTCATAATGAAGATCGGCATGATGATTACTTCCAAGAAAGGAGCCGAGAGCACGAGAGACACCGGGATAGAGAACGGGACCGGCACCACTGA